In Macaca nemestrina isolate mMacNem1 chromosome 11, mMacNem.hap1, whole genome shotgun sequence, a single window of DNA contains:
- the LOC105481123 gene encoding microtubule-associated protein 2 isoform X24, with protein sequence MAEEEKPAALPEKECGAAKSSDQPKGLSKGQMESSAEAQIVPEESAPAGAPHEKSVKEVKEVSPEVKTPSSAGEDLLTASKMEFHDQQELTPSAAEPLDTKEEESEKQSKPGEDLKHAALVSQPETTKTYPDKKDMQGTEEEKAPPALFGHTLVASLEDMKQKTEPSLVVPGIDLPKEPPTPKEQKDWFIEMPTEAKKDEWGLVAPISPGPLTPMREKDVFDDIPKWEGKQFDSPMPSPFQGGSFTLPLDVMKNEIVTDTSPFTPAFLQPDDKKSLQQTSGPATAKDGFNIEEPCEDKPDKMAEAPPSEAMTLPKDAHIPVVEEHVTGKVLEEEKEAINQETVQQKDTFTPSGQEPILTEKELELKLEEKTTISDKEAVPKESKPPKPADEEAGIIQTSTEHIFSEQKDQEPTTDMSKQDSFPVSLEQAVTDSAMTSKTLEKAMTEPSALIEKSSIQELFEMRVDDKDKIEGVGAATSAELDMPFYEDKSGMSKYFETSALKEEATKSIEPGSDYYELSDTRESVHESIDTMSPMHKNGDKEFQTGKEPQPSPPAQETGYSTLAQSYPSDLPEEPSSPQERMFTIDPKVYGEKRDLHSKNKDDLTLSRSLGLGGRSAIEQRSMSINLPMSCLDSIALGFNFGRGHDLSPLASDILTNTSGSMDEGDDYLPATTPALEKAPCFPVESKEEEQIEKVKATGEESTQVETSCESPFLAKDFYKNGTVMAPDLPEMLDLAGTRSRLASVSADAEVARRKSVPSETVVEDSRTGLPPVTDENHVIVKTDSQLEDLGYCVFNKYTVPLPSPVQDSENLSGESGSFYEGTDDKVRRDLATDLSLIEVKLAAAGRVKDEFSVDKEASAHISDDKSGLSKEFDQEKKANDRLDTVIEKSEEHTDSKEHAKKTEEAGDEVETFGLGVTYEQALAKDLSIPTDASSEKAEKGLSSVPEVAEVESSKKVEQGLDFAVQGQLDVKISDFGQMASGLNIDDRRTTELKLEAAQDMTPSSKAPQEVDAFMGVESGHMKEGIKVSETEVKEKVAKPDLVHQEAVDKEESYESSGEHESLTMESLKADEGKKETSPESSLIQDEIAVKLSVEIPCPPAVSEADLATDERADVQMEFIQGPKEESKETPDISITPSDVAEPLHEAIISEPAEIQSEEEEIEAQGEYDKLLFRSDTLQITDLGVSGAREEFVETCPGEHKGVIESVVTIEDDFITVVQTTTDEGESGSHSVRFAALEQPEVERRPSPHDEEEFEVEEAAEAQAEPKDGSPEAPASPEREEVAFSEYKTETYDDYKDETTIDDSIMDADSLWVDTQDDDRSIMTEQLETIPKEEKAEKEARRSSLEKHRKEKPFKTGRGRISTPERKVAKKEPSTVSRDEVRRKKAVYKKAELAKKTEVQAHSPSRKFILKPAIKYTRPTHLSCVKRKTTAAGGESALAPSVFKQAKDKVSDGVTKSPEKRSSLPRPSSILPPRRGVSGDRDENSFSLNSSISSSARRTTRSEPIRRAGKSGTSTPTTPGSTAITPGTPPSYSSRTPGTPGTPSYPRTPHTPGTPKSAILVPSEKKVAIIRTPPKSPATPKQLRLINQPLPDLKNVKSKIGSTDNIKYQPKGGQVQIVTKKIDLSHVTSKCGSLKNIRHRPGGGRVKIESVKLDFKEKAQAKVGSLDNAHHVPGGGNVKIDSQKLNFREHAKARVDHGAEIITQSPGRSSVASPRRLSNVSSSGSINLLESPQLATLAEDVTAALAKQGL encoded by the exons ATGGCTGAGGAAGAGAAACCTGCTGCTCTTCCTGAGAAAGAGTGTGGGGCTGCTAAGTCCTCAGACCAACCCAAAGGCCTCAGTAAGGGCCAAATGGAGTCTAGTGCGGAGGCCCAAATAGTTCCCGAAGAGAGTGCCCCGGCAGGGGCCCCACATGAGAAAAGTGTAAAAGAGGTCAAGGAGGTGTCTCCAGAAGTAAAAACCCCTTCCTCTGCTGGGGAAG ATTTACTTACAGCCTCGAAGATGGAGTTCCATGATCAGCAGGAATTGACTCCCTCTGCAGCTGAGCCTTTAGACACGAAGGAAGAAGAGTCAGAGAAGCAAAGTAAGCCTGGTGAAGACCTTAAACATGCTGCCTTAGTTTCTCAGCCAGAGACAACTAAAACTTACCCTGATAAAAAGGACATGCAAggcacagaagaagaaaaagcaccCCCAGCTTTGTTTGGGCACACTCTTGTTGCCAGCCTGGAAGACATGAAACAGAAGACAGAACCAAGCCTTGTAGTACCTGGCATTGACCTCCCTAAAGAGCCTCCAACTCCAAAAGAACAAAAGGACTGGTTCATCGAAATGCCAACAGAAGCAAAAAAGGATGAGTGGGGTTTAGTTGCTCCAATATCTCCTGGCCCTCTGACTCCCATGAGGGAAAAAGACGTATTTGATGATATCCCAAAATGGGAAGGGAAACAATTTGATTCTCCCATGCCAAGTCCCTTTCAAGGTGGAAGCTTCACTCTTCCTTTAGATGTCATGAAGAATGAAATAGTTACAGACACATCACCCTTCACCCCTGCCTTTTTACAGCCAGATGACAAAAAATCTCTGCAACAAACCAGTGGCCCAGCTACTGCCAAAGATGGTTTTAACATTGAAGAGCCCTGTGAGGATAAACCTGACAAAATGGCAGAAGCACCACCCTCAGAGGCAATGACCTTACCCAAAGATGCTCACATTCCAGTTGTAGAAGAACATGTTACAGGGAAAGttttagaggaagaaaaggaggccaTAAATCAAGAGACTGTACAGCAGAAAGATACTTTCACCCCCAGTGGACAGGAACCTATACTTACTGAAAAGGAACTTGAGCTGAAGCTTGAAGAAAAAACCACCATTTCTGACAAAGAAGCTGTGCCAAAAGAGAGTAAACCCCCAAAACCTGCAGATGAAGAAGCAGGCATAATTCAGACCTCCACAGAGCATATTTTCTCAGAACAGAAAGACCAAGAGCCTACCACAGATATGTCGAAACAGGACTCGTTCCCTGTAAGTTTGGAGCAAGCAGTTACAGATTCAGCCATGACCTCTAAAACACTGGAGAAAGCCATGACCGAACCATCTGCATTAATTGAAAAGAGCTCAATTCAGGAACTTTTTGAAATGAGAGTTGATGACAAAGATAAGATTGAAGGGGTTGGAGCTGCAACATCAGCTGAGCTTGACATGCCATTTTATGAAGATAAATCAGGAATGTCCAAGTACTTTGAAACATCTGCCTTGAAGGAAGAAGCAACAAAAAGCATTGAGCCAGGCAGTGATTACTATGAACTGAGTGACACTAGAGAAAGTGTCCATGAGTCTATTGATACCATGTCTCCCATGCATAAAAATGGTGACAAGGAGTTTCAAACAGGAAAAGAACCCCAGCCCAGTCCTCCAGCACAAGAAACAGGGTACAGCACTCTCGCACAGAGTTATCCATCTGATTTACCTGAAGAACCCAGTTCTCCTCAAGAAAGAATGTTCACTATTGATCCAAAAGTGTATGGAGAGAAAAGGGACCTCCACAGTAAGAATAAGGACGATTTGACCCTCAGCAGGAGTTTAGGACTTGGTGGTAGGTCTGCAATAGAACAAAGAAGCATGTCAATCAATTTGCCTATGTCTTGCCTAGATTCCATAGCCCTTGGATTTAACTTTGGTCGGGGACATGATCTTTCTCCTCTGGCTTCCGATATTCTAACCAACACTAGTGGAAGTATGGATGAAGGGGATGATTACCTTCCAGCCACCACACCAGCACTAGAGAAAGCCCCTTGCTTCCCTGTAGAAAGCAAAGAGGAGGAACAGATAGAGAAAGTAAAAGCTACCGGAGAAGAAAGTACTCAAGTGGAGACATCATGTGAGTCTCCTTTCCTAGCCAAAGATTTTTACAAAAATGGTACTGTCATGGCACCGGACCTGCCTGAAATGCTAGATCTGGCAGGCACAAGGTCAAGACTGGCTTCTGTGAGTGCAGATGCTGAGGTTGCCAGGAGGAAATCAGTCCCATCAGAGACTGTGGTTGAGGATAGTCGTACTGGTTTGCCCCCGGTAACTGATGAAAACCATGTCATTGTAAAAACGGACAGTCAGCTCGAAGACCTGGGCTACTGTGTGTTCAATAAATACACAGTCCCATTGCCGTCACCTGTTCAAGACAGTGAGAATTTATCAGGGGAGAGTGGTTCCTTTTATGAAGGCACTGATGATAAAGTTCGAAGAGATTTGGCCACAGACCTTTCATTGATTGAAGTGAAACTGGCAGCAGCCGGAAGAGTCAAAGATGAGTTCAGTGTTGACAAAGAAGCATCCGCGCATATCTCTGATGACAAATCAGGACTGAGTAAGGAGTTTGACCAAGAGAAGAAAGCTAATGATAGGTTGGATACTGTAATAGAAAAAAGTGAAGAACATACTGATTCAAAAGAACATGCCAAGAAAACTGAAGAGGCTGGTGATGAAGTAGAAACATTCGGATTAGGAGTAACCTATGAGCAAGCTTTGGCCAAAGATTTGTCAATACCAACAGATGCATCCTCTGAGAAAGCGGAGAAGGGTCTTAGTTCAGTGCCAGAGGTAGCTGAGGTAGAATCATCCAAAAAGGTGGAACAAGGTCTGGATTTTGCTGTCCAGGGTCAACTAGATGTTAAAATTAGTGACTTTGGACAGATGGCTTCAGGGCTAAACATAGATGATAGAAGGACAACAGAGCTAAAACTTGAGGCTGCACAGGACATGACCCCCTCATCGAAAGCACCGCAGGAGGTAGATGCATTTATGGGTGTCGAGTCTGGCCACATGAAAGAAGGCATCAAAGTTAGTGAGACAGAAGTCAAAGAGAAGGTGGCCAAGCCTGACTTGGTGCACCAGGAGGCTGTAGACAAGGAGGAGTCCTATGAGTCTAGTGGTGAGCATGAAAGTCTTACCATGGAGTCCTTGAAAGCTGATGAGGGCAAGAAGGAAACATCTCCAGAATCATCtctaattcaagatgagattgctGTCAAACTGTCGGTGGAAATACCTTGCCCACCTGCTGTTTCAGAGGCTGATTTAGCCACAGATGAGAGAGCTGATGTCCAGATGGAATTTATTCAGGGtccaaaagaagaaagcaaagagacCCCAGATATATCCATCACGCCTTCTGATGTTGCAGAGCCATTGCATGAAGCAATCATATCTGAACCAGCAGAGATTCAGAGTGAGGAAGAAGAGATAGAAGCCCAGGGAGAATATGATAAACTGCTCTTCCGCTCAGACACCCTTCAGATTACTGACCTGGGTGTCTCAGGTGCCAGGGAGGAATTTGTGGAGACCTGCCCAGGTGAACACAAAGGAGTGATTGAGTCTGTTGTGACCATCGAGGATGATTTCATCACTGTAGTGCAAACCACAACTGATGAAGGGGAGTCAGGGTCCCACAGCGTGCGTTTTGCAGCACTAGAGCAGCCTGAGGTGGAAAGGAGACCATCTCCTCATGACGAAGAAGAGTTTGAAGTAGAAGAGGCAGCTGAAGCCCAGGCAGAACCCAAAGATGGTTCCCCAGAGGCTCCAGCTTCCCCTGAGAGAGAAGAGGTTGCATTTTCTGAATATAAGACAGAAACCTATGACGATTACAAAGACGAGACCACCATTGACGACTCCATCATGGACGCTGACAGCCTCTGGGTGGACACTCAAG ATGATGATAGGAGCATCATGACAGAACAGTTAGAAACTATTCCTAAagaggagaaagctgaaaagGAAGCTCGGAGATCATCTCTTGAGaaacatagaaaagaaaagccttttAAAACCGGGAGAGGCAGAATTTCCACTCCTGAAAGAAAAGTAGCTAAAAAGGAACCTAGCACAGTCTCCAGAGATGaagtgagaaggaaaaaag CAGTTTATAAGAAGGCTGAACTTGCTAAAAAAACAGAAGTTCAGGCCCACTCTCCCTCCAGGAAATTCATTTTAAAACCTGCTATCAAATATACTAGACCAACTCATCTCTCCTGTGTTAAGCGGAAAACCACAG CAGCAGGTGGGGAATCAGCTCTGGCTCCCAGTGTATTTAAACAGGCAAAGGACAAAGTCTCT GATGGAGTAACCAAGAGCCCAGAAAAGCGCTCTTCTCTCCCAAGACCTTCCTCCATTCTTCCTCCTCGCCGAGGTGTatcaggagacagagatgagaacTCCTTCTCTCTCAACAGTTCTATCTCTTCTTCAGCACGGCGGACCACCA GGTCAGAGCCAATTCGCAGAGCAGGAAAAAGTGGTACCTCAACACCCACTACCCCTGGGTCTACTGCCATCACTCCTGGCACCCCACCAAGTTATTCTTCACGCACACCAGGCACTCCTGGAACCCCTAGCTATCCCAGGACCCCTCACACACCAGGAACGCCCAAGTCTGCCATCTTGGTGCCGAGTGAGAAGAAGGTCGCCATCATACGTACTCCTCCAAAATCTCCTGCGACTCCCAAACAGCTTCGGCTTATAAACCAACCACTGCCAGACCTGAAGAATGTCAAATCCAAAATCGGATCAACGGACAACATCAAATACCAGCCTAAAGGGGGGCAG
- the LOC105481123 gene encoding microtubule-associated protein 2 isoform X26: MEFHDQQELTPSAAEPLDTKEEESEKQSKPGEDLKHAALVSQPETTKTYPDKKDMQGTEEEKAPPALFGHTLVASLEDMKQKTEPSLVVPGIDLPKEPPTPKEQKDWFIEMPTEAKKDEWGLVAPISPGPLTPMREKDVFDDIPKWEGKQFDSPMPSPFQGGSFTLPLDVMKNEIVTDTSPFTPAFLQPDDKKSLQQTSGPATAKDGFNIEEPCEDKPDKMAEAPPSEAMTLPKDAHIPVVEEHVTGKVLEEEKEAINQETVQQKDTFTPSGQEPILTEKELELKLEEKTTISDKEAVPKESKPPKPADEEAGIIQTSTEHIFSEQKDQEPTTDMSKQDSFPVSLEQAVTDSAMTSKTLEKAMTEPSALIEKSSIQELFEMRVDDKDKIEGVGAATSAELDMPFYEDKSGMSKYFETSALKEEATKSIEPGSDYYELSDTRESVHESIDTMSPMHKNGDKEFQTGKEPQPSPPAQETGYSTLAQSYPSDLPEEPSSPQERMFTIDPKVYGEKRDLHSKNKDDLTLSRSLGLGGRSAIEQRSMSINLPMSCLDSIALGFNFGRGHDLSPLASDILTNTSGSMDEGDDYLPATTPALEKAPCFPVESKEEEQIEKVKATGEESTQVETSCESPFLAKDFYKNGTVMAPDLPEMLDLAGTRSRLASVSADAEVARRKSVPSETVVEDSRTGLPPVTDENHVIVKTDSQLEDLGYCVFNKYTVPLPSPVQDSENLSGESGSFYEGTDDKVRRDLATDLSLIEVKLAAAGRVKDEFSVDKEASAHISDDKSGLSKEFDQEKKANDRLDTVIEKSEEHTDSKEHAKKTEEAGDEVETFGLGVTYEQALAKDLSIPTDASSEKAEKGLSSVPEVAEVESSKKVEQGLDFAVQGQLDVKISDFGQMASGLNIDDRRTTELKLEAAQDMTPSSKAPQEVDAFMGVESGHMKEGIKVSETEVKEKVAKPDLVHQEAVDKEESYESSGEHESLTMESLKADEGKKETSPESSLIQDEIAVKLSVEIPCPPAVSEADLATDERADVQMEFIQGPKEESKETPDISITPSDVAEPLHEAIISEPAEIQSEEEEIEAQGEYDKLLFRSDTLQITDLGVSGAREEFVETCPGEHKGVIESVVTIEDDFITVVQTTTDEGESGSHSVRFAALEQPEVERRPSPHDEEEFEVEEAAEAQAEPKDGSPEAPASPEREEVAFSEYKTETYDDYKDETTIDDSIMDADSLWVDTQDDDRSIMTEQLETIPKEEKAEKEARRSSLEKHRKEKPFKTGRGRISTPERKVAKKEPSTVSRDEVRRKKAVYKKAELAKKTEVQAHSPSRKFILKPAIKYTRPTHLSCVKRKTTAAGGESALAPSVFKQAKDKVSDGVTKSPEKRSSLPRPSSILPPRRGVSGDRDENSFSLNSSISSSARRTTRSEPIRRAGKSGTSTPTTPGSTAITPGTPPSYSSRTPGTPGTPSYPRTPHTPGTPKSAILVPSEKKVAIIRTPPKSPATPKQLRLINQPLPDLKNVKSKIGSTDNIKYQPKGGQVQIVTKKIDLSHVTSKCGSLKNIRHRPGGGRVKIESVKLDFKEKAQAKVGSLDNAHHVPGGGNVKIDSQKLNFREHAKARVDHGAEIITQSPGRSSVASPRRLSNVSSSGSINLLESPQLATLAEDVTAALAKQGL, translated from the exons ATGGAGTTCCATGATCAGCAGGAATTGACTCCCTCTGCAGCTGAGCCTTTAGACACGAAGGAAGAAGAGTCAGAGAAGCAAAGTAAGCCTGGTGAAGACCTTAAACATGCTGCCTTAGTTTCTCAGCCAGAGACAACTAAAACTTACCCTGATAAAAAGGACATGCAAggcacagaagaagaaaaagcaccCCCAGCTTTGTTTGGGCACACTCTTGTTGCCAGCCTGGAAGACATGAAACAGAAGACAGAACCAAGCCTTGTAGTACCTGGCATTGACCTCCCTAAAGAGCCTCCAACTCCAAAAGAACAAAAGGACTGGTTCATCGAAATGCCAACAGAAGCAAAAAAGGATGAGTGGGGTTTAGTTGCTCCAATATCTCCTGGCCCTCTGACTCCCATGAGGGAAAAAGACGTATTTGATGATATCCCAAAATGGGAAGGGAAACAATTTGATTCTCCCATGCCAAGTCCCTTTCAAGGTGGAAGCTTCACTCTTCCTTTAGATGTCATGAAGAATGAAATAGTTACAGACACATCACCCTTCACCCCTGCCTTTTTACAGCCAGATGACAAAAAATCTCTGCAACAAACCAGTGGCCCAGCTACTGCCAAAGATGGTTTTAACATTGAAGAGCCCTGTGAGGATAAACCTGACAAAATGGCAGAAGCACCACCCTCAGAGGCAATGACCTTACCCAAAGATGCTCACATTCCAGTTGTAGAAGAACATGTTACAGGGAAAGttttagaggaagaaaaggaggccaTAAATCAAGAGACTGTACAGCAGAAAGATACTTTCACCCCCAGTGGACAGGAACCTATACTTACTGAAAAGGAACTTGAGCTGAAGCTTGAAGAAAAAACCACCATTTCTGACAAAGAAGCTGTGCCAAAAGAGAGTAAACCCCCAAAACCTGCAGATGAAGAAGCAGGCATAATTCAGACCTCCACAGAGCATATTTTCTCAGAACAGAAAGACCAAGAGCCTACCACAGATATGTCGAAACAGGACTCGTTCCCTGTAAGTTTGGAGCAAGCAGTTACAGATTCAGCCATGACCTCTAAAACACTGGAGAAAGCCATGACCGAACCATCTGCATTAATTGAAAAGAGCTCAATTCAGGAACTTTTTGAAATGAGAGTTGATGACAAAGATAAGATTGAAGGGGTTGGAGCTGCAACATCAGCTGAGCTTGACATGCCATTTTATGAAGATAAATCAGGAATGTCCAAGTACTTTGAAACATCTGCCTTGAAGGAAGAAGCAACAAAAAGCATTGAGCCAGGCAGTGATTACTATGAACTGAGTGACACTAGAGAAAGTGTCCATGAGTCTATTGATACCATGTCTCCCATGCATAAAAATGGTGACAAGGAGTTTCAAACAGGAAAAGAACCCCAGCCCAGTCCTCCAGCACAAGAAACAGGGTACAGCACTCTCGCACAGAGTTATCCATCTGATTTACCTGAAGAACCCAGTTCTCCTCAAGAAAGAATGTTCACTATTGATCCAAAAGTGTATGGAGAGAAAAGGGACCTCCACAGTAAGAATAAGGACGATTTGACCCTCAGCAGGAGTTTAGGACTTGGTGGTAGGTCTGCAATAGAACAAAGAAGCATGTCAATCAATTTGCCTATGTCTTGCCTAGATTCCATAGCCCTTGGATTTAACTTTGGTCGGGGACATGATCTTTCTCCTCTGGCTTCCGATATTCTAACCAACACTAGTGGAAGTATGGATGAAGGGGATGATTACCTTCCAGCCACCACACCAGCACTAGAGAAAGCCCCTTGCTTCCCTGTAGAAAGCAAAGAGGAGGAACAGATAGAGAAAGTAAAAGCTACCGGAGAAGAAAGTACTCAAGTGGAGACATCATGTGAGTCTCCTTTCCTAGCCAAAGATTTTTACAAAAATGGTACTGTCATGGCACCGGACCTGCCTGAAATGCTAGATCTGGCAGGCACAAGGTCAAGACTGGCTTCTGTGAGTGCAGATGCTGAGGTTGCCAGGAGGAAATCAGTCCCATCAGAGACTGTGGTTGAGGATAGTCGTACTGGTTTGCCCCCGGTAACTGATGAAAACCATGTCATTGTAAAAACGGACAGTCAGCTCGAAGACCTGGGCTACTGTGTGTTCAATAAATACACAGTCCCATTGCCGTCACCTGTTCAAGACAGTGAGAATTTATCAGGGGAGAGTGGTTCCTTTTATGAAGGCACTGATGATAAAGTTCGAAGAGATTTGGCCACAGACCTTTCATTGATTGAAGTGAAACTGGCAGCAGCCGGAAGAGTCAAAGATGAGTTCAGTGTTGACAAAGAAGCATCCGCGCATATCTCTGATGACAAATCAGGACTGAGTAAGGAGTTTGACCAAGAGAAGAAAGCTAATGATAGGTTGGATACTGTAATAGAAAAAAGTGAAGAACATACTGATTCAAAAGAACATGCCAAGAAAACTGAAGAGGCTGGTGATGAAGTAGAAACATTCGGATTAGGAGTAACCTATGAGCAAGCTTTGGCCAAAGATTTGTCAATACCAACAGATGCATCCTCTGAGAAAGCGGAGAAGGGTCTTAGTTCAGTGCCAGAGGTAGCTGAGGTAGAATCATCCAAAAAGGTGGAACAAGGTCTGGATTTTGCTGTCCAGGGTCAACTAGATGTTAAAATTAGTGACTTTGGACAGATGGCTTCAGGGCTAAACATAGATGATAGAAGGACAACAGAGCTAAAACTTGAGGCTGCACAGGACATGACCCCCTCATCGAAAGCACCGCAGGAGGTAGATGCATTTATGGGTGTCGAGTCTGGCCACATGAAAGAAGGCATCAAAGTTAGTGAGACAGAAGTCAAAGAGAAGGTGGCCAAGCCTGACTTGGTGCACCAGGAGGCTGTAGACAAGGAGGAGTCCTATGAGTCTAGTGGTGAGCATGAAAGTCTTACCATGGAGTCCTTGAAAGCTGATGAGGGCAAGAAGGAAACATCTCCAGAATCATCtctaattcaagatgagattgctGTCAAACTGTCGGTGGAAATACCTTGCCCACCTGCTGTTTCAGAGGCTGATTTAGCCACAGATGAGAGAGCTGATGTCCAGATGGAATTTATTCAGGGtccaaaagaagaaagcaaagagacCCCAGATATATCCATCACGCCTTCTGATGTTGCAGAGCCATTGCATGAAGCAATCATATCTGAACCAGCAGAGATTCAGAGTGAGGAAGAAGAGATAGAAGCCCAGGGAGAATATGATAAACTGCTCTTCCGCTCAGACACCCTTCAGATTACTGACCTGGGTGTCTCAGGTGCCAGGGAGGAATTTGTGGAGACCTGCCCAGGTGAACACAAAGGAGTGATTGAGTCTGTTGTGACCATCGAGGATGATTTCATCACTGTAGTGCAAACCACAACTGATGAAGGGGAGTCAGGGTCCCACAGCGTGCGTTTTGCAGCACTAGAGCAGCCTGAGGTGGAAAGGAGACCATCTCCTCATGACGAAGAAGAGTTTGAAGTAGAAGAGGCAGCTGAAGCCCAGGCAGAACCCAAAGATGGTTCCCCAGAGGCTCCAGCTTCCCCTGAGAGAGAAGAGGTTGCATTTTCTGAATATAAGACAGAAACCTATGACGATTACAAAGACGAGACCACCATTGACGACTCCATCATGGACGCTGACAGCCTCTGGGTGGACACTCAAG ATGATGATAGGAGCATCATGACAGAACAGTTAGAAACTATTCCTAAagaggagaaagctgaaaagGAAGCTCGGAGATCATCTCTTGAGaaacatagaaaagaaaagccttttAAAACCGGGAGAGGCAGAATTTCCACTCCTGAAAGAAAAGTAGCTAAAAAGGAACCTAGCACAGTCTCCAGAGATGaagtgagaaggaaaaaag CAGTTTATAAGAAGGCTGAACTTGCTAAAAAAACAGAAGTTCAGGCCCACTCTCCCTCCAGGAAATTCATTTTAAAACCTGCTATCAAATATACTAGACCAACTCATCTCTCCTGTGTTAAGCGGAAAACCACAG CAGCAGGTGGGGAATCAGCTCTGGCTCCCAGTGTATTTAAACAGGCAAAGGACAAAGTCTCT GATGGAGTAACCAAGAGCCCAGAAAAGCGCTCTTCTCTCCCAAGACCTTCCTCCATTCTTCCTCCTCGCCGAGGTGTatcaggagacagagatgagaacTCCTTCTCTCTCAACAGTTCTATCTCTTCTTCAGCACGGCGGACCACCA GGTCAGAGCCAATTCGCAGAGCAGGAAAAAGTGGTACCTCAACACCCACTACCCCTGGGTCTACTGCCATCACTCCTGGCACCCCACCAAGTTATTCTTCACGCACACCAGGCACTCCTGGAACCCCTAGCTATCCCAGGACCCCTCACACACCAGGAACGCCCAAGTCTGCCATCTTGGTGCCGAGTGAGAAGAAGGTCGCCATCATACGTACTCCTCCAAAATCTCCTGCGACTCCCAAACAGCTTCGGCTTATAAACCAACCACTGCCAGACCTGAAGAATGTCAAATCCAAAATCGGATCAACGGACAACATCAAATACCAGCCTAAAGGGGGGCAG